The window GTCCAGTGTTGAAATCGCTGAAAATGCCGGAACAATGCTCAATAAAATCGTTCCGGATATACGTAAAACATCCGAACTGGTCCAGGAAATCAATGCGGCCTCCACAGAACAGAGCACAGGTGCAGACCAGATAAACATAGCCCTGCAGCAACTGGATCAGGTGATCCAACAGAATGCCAGCTCGTCCGAGGAGATGTCCTCAACGGCAGAAGAGCTCTCGGCCCAGGCCGAACAGCTCCAGCAGGCGATCTCCTACTTCAGGGTCGGAAAAATGAAACCCGGCAGGCAGACCCCGAAAAAAGAAAAATACACATCCAATACAGAGCGGACAAACGGAAGTTGGGATGGCCTTAACCCAAAAACCATGGCCATTACCAACAGGCAGGATGCGATGGGCCAGGTCCGGGGTGTTATGCTGGATCTGGGAGAAGATTCCCTGGATGATGAATTTGAAAAATATTAGACAAAGACTATAAATCCAACCCGGAACAGGATAAAAAAAATGCCTTTCAATGTAATTCATTGGAAGGCATTTCTTTTTACCGCACATTCATCTAATTGCTTGACTCTTCTGGAAAACCGATTAATATATTCTGAATTCATTCAATTGAAACTAAAAAAAAGGACGGAAATTTTGACCTGTACCAAATCAACACTCATTGAAGAAATATCAAACACATTTGATCAAAACCCGTCTCAGTCCAAAGAAGTATTAGAAACCCTGATTGAAATTATAAAGTCCACTCTGGCGTCCGGTGAAGATATTATGATTTCCGGATTCGGGAAATTCCAGGTCATTGAAAAAACCGCCAGAAAGGGAAGAAATCCTGCCACAGGGGATGCCATGATGCTTGAAAAAAGACGGGTTGTTACCTTCAAATGTGCAGGCAAGCTCAAGGACAAAATCAACGAAAACGCCAAATAAGACCGAACAGTAACCGTTTTCTTCTTTTTTTCCTGGCAGCGATCATATTTTAACCTCCTTTGAGAGCAAGCCTTTAAGTGCTGTCTGGCGGCGGCTGACATCCTGGTTTCTCACAGCCATGCCTAAAGCCCTCCGGGTCCCCACAAACACGGCCAGTTTTCTGGCACGTGTAATTCCCGTGTAAATCAGATTGCGGAAAAGCATTTTGAAATGCTGGGTCAATACCGGAATGATGACCACCTCAAATTCACTTCCCTGGGATTTATGGATGGTGACGGCATAGGCCAGGTCAAGTTCCATGATGTCTGCCTGATGATAGTCCACCATGCGGTTATCCGGCAGGAAACGGACCGTGCAGGTGATATCCATGGTGTTAATCCTGTCAATGATGCCGATGTCTCCGTTGAACACCCCCAAGTCATAGTTGTTTTTTTTGTGGATCACCCGGTCTCCGGTTCTGAACACCCGCCGCCCCACGGTGAGCTGGGCCTTGCCTGAACCCATGGGATTAAAGCTGTCCTGGATCTCACGGTTCAAAGAAAGTGTTCCCAGACTGCCCCGGGTCATGGGAGAAAGAATCTGAATTTCCGTACCTTGCCCCAGGTATTTGGGAATCCACTCCAAATATAATTTTTTCACCGCATCCACGGCAGACAGGCCATAATGCAAGGAGGACCACGGGTGAACCTTTTCCAGTACCGCCATCAGTTCTTCAATGCGATTTTCAGTGCCTGCCAGGCGATCCAGATCCACATGGGCAAATTTTTTAGGTATCGCAATTTCTGTCTCCCAGGGCGAGCACGTCTCGTCAACCCTGAATTCATACAAATCACCATGATCTTCGTCTTTGGCGTCACTCAGATCCGAACCCTCCTGAACAGCACTGCCGTTGGACGTTTCCGGATCGCCGCGCATATATAAACGCTTGACCCGGCCCACAAAAGAGATCTGCTCCTGGGTGGCTTCATCGGAATCGATGAACAGACAGTCGGTTCCGTCCTGCCAGATGGACGGATGCTTAAACGGGCTTTTTATCCATGGCATCAGGCCCTTATTGATCTGGTGGGCAAATTTTATGATCATGGAGGACTGGGCCTGGCGGAACACCTGGGTCAACCGGAAACACGGAACCGCATTTGAGGCTATGATATCCTTGAGCACGTCGCCCGCCCCCACCGACGGCAACTGGTCGTAATCACCGATGAATACCACCTGGCTTTGCCTGGGCACGGCTTTAAGCAGACACGCTGTCAGACTGATATCCAGCATGGAGCACTCGTCCACCACCAGGAAATCCGTCTTTAACGGTGAGTCCTCATTTCGTTTAAATCCGCCGGCTTTCCAGCCCAGAAGCCGGTGAATGGTTTTGGCCGGTTTTCCGATCACTTCACCCATACGCTGGGCAGCCCGTCCAGTAGGCGCGGCCAGCATCACCTTCAGGCCCATGGCCTCCAGCAGGCGGACCATCACCCGGGTGGCCGTTGTTTTGCCGCATCCGGGGCCCCCTGTGAGCACAGAGAACTGCTGCTGGACAACCCCCTTAACGGCAGCGGCCTGTTCAGCGGAAAGCTGCATTTGAAAACGCTGGCAGTACAAGGCCACCCACCGGTCAATCCGGGTCTGGTCAAAGGACCGTTCCGGCCCTGGATCCAAAAGACGCCTTGCCACATACGCTTCGTCAAAATACAAAGATCTGGCATAGTAACAGGCTGCGAAGTCTCCTTTGTCATCAACCAGGTCCCGGCGCATCAAAAGCCGCTGGGTTTCCATGTCCGCCAAAAAGGCTTCAAGCTGCCGGGACAGATCAAGCTTGAGCAGATCCTCCACCTGTTCCCTGATCTGGGGAAAGGTCAGGTAACAATGCCCGAACTCCCGGGCCGCGGAGAGCACATGGCGGATACCTGCGGTAATTCGTGGAGGACTGTCCGTCCCAAGGCCGATGCTTAAGGCCACCTTATCAGCGGTAAAAAAACCAATACCGAAAAAATCCGCTGCAAGCCGATAGGGGTCCTGGGTAATCCAGGCAATGGCGTTTTGGCCGTACTCCTTATATATTCGAACGGAAAACAGAGTAGAGATCCCGTGGGACTGCAGAAACATCATCACATCCCGGATGGCCCGGTGCTCCTCCCACGCCGTTGAAATCATTTTAAGCTTCTTGTGGGCAATCCCCGGCACCTCCATAAGGCGCTCAATATCGGATTCAAACACATCCAGGGTCTGGTCCTTGAAATATCCCACAATTTTTTTTGCGGTTTTGGGCCCCACCCCTTTGATCATCCCGGAACCCAGATATTTTTCCAGGGCAGACGCCGTGGCAGGCTTTTTCTCCCTGGCATGCACGGCCTTGAACTGGCGACCGAATTTCGGATGCACCGTCCATGCCCCTTCAAATTCCATGGTGGCACCGGCAAACACCTTTGTCTGATGGACCACCACGGTTTCCCGACTGCCCGGTCGATCAAAGGGCAGCACCTTTAAAATCGACCAGCCATTGTCCGGGTTATGAAATGTGACCCGGTCCACAACACCTTTTAAGACCTCGTTGATATGGCCGGTATCAGGCAATGTATCAGTGATCTGGTTCATATCGAAACACCATACAGGACACGGCAGGCCAAAACAACTCATTTTGACACAGACTTTGGCACCACGCGCCTTTCGGAATCCAGCGCCACAGTCCGTATCAAGACTTGACATCTTTTATTTTGAAATGATAAACCAGCCATTATCCACATAATTCAAATACGAGCGGATTCCATGACCACGCCAACTGATCACACCACCCAAGCAGTAAAAAACATTTCACCGACAGATGTACAAAAACAGAATCTGATTTCCCAGTGGGCCTTTGATACCCGCCCCATATTGGGCCGATTCCATTTATGGCTGGAGGATGTACGCATTCACTGGTTCAGCGACGAGTCCCAGAGAAAAATCAAACGCCGCCATATGGATGCGGTCTCCTTTACCGACGGGCGCACCGAAAAAATGCTGGCCGTCACAGCCGCCGTCACAGCCTTAGGCACCCGGCTGTTCGGCCGGTATGGGGAAGGAAAGGGATTGCCCAAAGAAGAGCTGAACATGGTGAAGAAAGATGCTGATGCCATTTCCGCCTACGCCATGAGCGAAAGCCTGTGGTACCTGTCCCGCACCCTGCCGGAAAACCATGCCATCATGGTCTGCCTGGGCGAAGGACTGATGCCCAAGGCCGGGGAAACCGCAGAGATGGGTGCCAACCCCCTGCTGGGATTCGGCAGAATCTATGCCCGGCCCCAGGTGGCCAATTTTCTTGAAGACCGGGTTCTGAGGCTGATTAACGACCCTGAATACCCGTGGGAAAAATTTTCCCGGGATATCCAGAAACGGGACATCACCGTGTGGGGTGCCGCCATCGATACCCTGGAAAACACCTCCCGATTTGCCAAGGGAGAAACCACAGGTCCCATGAGTGTGTTTCATCTTTTTGACCAGGCCTTGATCATCAGTGACCAGTATGAAGGATATATGGGGTGCCTGGTACTCCCGGAACAGGTTGTGGAGCGTGCCGCCTTTAAATCCATTCTGGTCAATTACTTCACCCCTCGTCATATGGTTATGGACGCCATCCAGGATACCTTCCCCGGAATCAGGGCTGAACATGTCCATGTCTGGACCCTTACCGGGGATGCCCGCCGTAAAAGAATAAGCAAACTTTGGGACCAGTGGCGGGATGCCGGAGCCCATCTTGTTGACGAAAGCTGGACCCTGCCCACAGGAATAGCACCGTTCACAGATTCAGGCACCTATGCGCCCACCTTTGCAGTCAAAACCTGGACCGATGACAAGGGCGACCTGCACCTGCTGGTGGTGGACGGTTATGCCGCCTCGGCCGAAGCCATGCAGGCGGCCAGTCTGTCCGGCATTCTGGGCCTGAATGTATCCCTTGCCGTGCTATCATCAAAATTCAAGCTGCCCTATGACAAGGATGCCGCGGCCATGAAGCTGGATCCCCGGGACAACAATTTTGCCACAAAACTTGAGCAGGATCTGTTTGAAACCGATGTATCCGAAGAGATGATTGAAAATTACCGCAACAGCATTTTAGAAGCCGGGAACGCCGGCATCCCCTTAAAACCGCGCACCATCAATGCAGGCGACCTGATTGCCGCAAAAAAATGGCAGACCCTGGCCGTGTCCGGATACATGCTGCCCGATCCTTACAGCGGTGCCAAGGGCGTTACACAAATCAGTGAGGATACCTGGGAAGTCACTGTCAGGGTCACTTCAGAATTCGGGGATAAGGCCATCACCTTTGCCCTTCGCCTGATAGAATCTTTGCAGCACAGCAAACTGGTATTCTCCCCGCTTCTCAACCGGTTTTTCAAGGGCGAGGATTTCAGAACCCGGGCTGTTAAAATTTCAGACTCAGGAAGGATCCGCAACGAACTTCAGACACTTTGCACAGAAGCGTTAGAGCACTTTGGAGACAAAATGGTGGTGCGCTTTGACAAAATTTCACCGGGTACCATCTCCGATGCCGAACAGGAAATGCTTAAAGAAATTCTGGCGTGGTACAAGGAGAACTATCCGATCTGGTTTGACTGGCTTGAACTATCTATATAGTGTTTGAATTTTTCTCTCGATTCATTCGCTCAATGCTTGAAATGGCGTGGGCCTTGACACCGGCAATGTGCCCGGCCAGGACAGTCCTTGCGCCCTCAAGATTACCTGAGGCAATATTATCATAAAGCCGGATATGCTCGTCATCCACCTTTTCCATGGGGGTGACGAAAAGAATGTTGCCCCGGTATTTCAGATAGAGCAGGTCATACAGATCTTTTAGACAGGCCACCCTTATGCGGTTTCCCGACAGTTCTGCCAGGGTCATGTGAAACTCCATGTCCTTGATCAGTCGGTCCTTTAGAAAAATATCCCTGACCGCATCCAGATGACTGTCCAGTGCCTTTTTCAATTTTTTAAGTTTTGCCTTGGTCATGCCGGAAATGGTATCCGGCAGCAGGGAGACCTCAATGAGTTCCCTGAAATCATAAATTTCAATGATCTCTGAAAGGCTGATGTTCTCCGTGTAATATCCACGGTTGGGTTCATGGCGGACCAGACCCTGGATCTCAAGGCGCTTCAGGGCCTGGATCACCGGGGTGGTGCTCATATTCAGGCGTTTGGCCAGGTCTCCGTAAGAAATTTTCTGGCCCGGAATGATTTCATTTGAAAAAAACATACGCCGGATGCCGTTGTATGCTTCTAAAGTGAAATCATCTTTTGATTTTTTAGTTTTTGTTCCCATAAATTCCTTCAATATACCAACACCAGGGCAAAAGCAACGAGATTTCAGCCTGTAACTCCTTAATTTTTACTTATAAATCAATATACTTTTATTTTCAAATTTCTTGACAATTAATACAGTTACAGGTTAATTTTTTATTCATTTAATCAAAAATCTGATCACATATTTAATATAAAACTAACCAAGGAGTTAAGCATGGCATTCGCATTCATGGAAGGAAATGAGGCCATTGCCAGGGGAGCCATTGCCGCCGGCTGCAATTTTTTTGCAGGCTACCCCATTACCCCGGCCACAACAATCTTCAACAATATGCTTAAAATGCTGCCTCCCCAAGGCGGCATCTGTATGCAGGGAGAGGATGAGATCGCCTCCATGGGATATTGCATCGGCGCCTCCATGGCCGGAAAAAAAGCGCTGACCGCCACCTCCGGCCCCGGCATCAGCCTGTATTCGGAGAATATCTCCTTTGCCATCGGCAGTGAAATCCCCCTGGTTATCGTTAATGTACAGCGCTTAGGCCCCTCCACAGGGTCAGCCACCCGGGGGGCGGATGGCGATATTCAGTTCATGCGCTGGGGCAATACCGGAGGGGTTCCGGTCATTGTCTTGGCCCCCAAGGATATAAAAGATTGTTACACTTTGACCTTTACGGCGTTCAACTATGCCGAACGTTTCCGGTGCCCCGTATTTATCGCTGCCAACAAGGAGCTTGGCATGACCAAGGAGACCTTTGACATGGACACCCTTGTACTGCCCGAGAAGGTGGAAAGAACCAGGTTTAAAGGAAAAAACTTTCTTCCCTTTGCCGCAGAGCCGGACAAGGCCCCGGCTTTTCTACCCATCGGCGGCTCAACCCTGGTGCGCCAGACCTCATCCACCCATGGCCCGGACGGGTATATCACCATTGATCCGGAAGTTATTGCAGCAGGCCAGGCACGCCTGAGAAACAAGATTCTTGCCTTCAGGGAGGAACTCTCCCTGTACGAAAAAAATTTTTTACCCGGCACGGATACCCTGGTGATCTCCTATGGCATTACCAGCCGGGCCGTGGATGAAGCGGCAAGGGTCATGGCTGAAAAAGGCAGGCCCGTGTCCACCCTGTCCCTTAAAACCATCTGGCCGGTACCGGAACAGGTGCTGGTAAAAGCAGCCCTCATGTTTTCCCGTATCCTTGTTGTGGAGATGAACCTGGGCCAGTATGTCAACGAAATCCGCAGAGTGCTTTCAGGCAAACAAATTGACTTTTACGGACAGATGAACGGAGCATTAATTGCACCGGCAACGATTATGGAGGCCATTGAAAATGAATAGCTATATTAATGCAACCCGGCCCCCGGCATTTTGTCCCGGCTGCACCCATGAGATGATTACCAAAAGCCTGGATAAAACCTTCGTGAACATGGGGCTTGCCCCGGAAAAAATCGTTATCGTGACGGATATCGGCTGTTCCGGCCTTTTTGACACCTTTTTCAATGTCCATGCCCTGCACGGGGTCCACGGCCGGGCATTGACCTATGCCATGGGGTTGAAGATGTCGGATCCCTCCTTAAACGTCATTGTAACCATGGGAGACGGCGGTCTTGGCATCGGCGGAGCCCACGTGCTGTCCGCATGCAGAAAAAACCTGGATATCACCCTGATCATTTTAAACAACTTCAATTTCGGCATGACCGGAGGGCAGTATTCCGTCACAACCCCTGAAGATGCGGTGGTGGGCTCCGAATTTCTCAACCAGGCGGAAGTGCCCATTGATATCTGCAAAATTGCAAAGGCCGCCGGTGCCACATATGTTTCCAGATATTCGGGCATGGATCCGCAGCTTGCCGCAGAGTTTGAACGGGCCATTCGCCACAAAGGATTTTCCGTGGTGGAGACCTTTGAGATTTGCACGGGCCGGTATACCAAGCGCAACAAACTGACCTTCAGGTCCATTGACGAAATGATCCTCTCCTTTCCCCGGGAAGGCGGGCCGGTCCCGGAAAATGAACGGGCGGAATACGGCGAACGCTACCGGGCCCTGGCTGCAAAACAGACACAATTCCCCGAACCTTTGATCATAGAAAAACAGTTTGAACCCAAGGAATACCGGCGCTGGGAAATCATTATTTTAGGCTCTGCGGGCATGCGCATTATTACGGCCGGGGATATAATCTGCCATGCAGGCATTGCCGCCGGATTCCATGCCACCATAAAAAATGATTACAATATTACGGTGCTGCGCGGACAGTCCGTATCTGAGATATTACTCGACCCGGACGCAATCGGCTACACCGGCCTGGAATCACCCCACGTGGTCCTGGCATTAAGTGATGAAGGCGTTACCCGCAGAAAAAAAATATTTGCCGGGTTGAGTCCGGATGCCTTTGTACTCAAGGAAAAAAGCGTCACACTGCCGGACACCTTAGCCCAGGTGGAAGAGATTGATTTCAAGGCCTTAAAAATCAAGAAACCCGACTGGGCACTGGCAGCCCTTGGCATTCTTGCCAAAAAAGAGTTGGTTCTGACAACGGATCAGCTGGTGTCGGCCATGAAATCACGTTTCAGCCCCAAGGTATTTGCCCTGGCCCAGGAGACCCTGGGCCAGTTGGCCTGATATCATTGAGATCGCTAAAAACGCCTTATGTAGGTTCGAAAACCTACATAAGGCGAATGAAAACTCCCTATAGGCAACCACACTTTTCGCTGACATGAAAATTAAGTCTTCAACCGATTGGTAGAAAACTTCCCGCCTGCTATAGATAACAACTTTATAAATTGCGGACCTTTCTTGCGGGTTTTGGCCTTTAGGGGCAAGACAGGAGCGGCCTTAAAACAGGATATGTAATCCACTTAACCGGGAGGGAACAAATGGCGTTGCAAAGCTTTTACAAAGAGGTGATGGAAATCAATGGCATCCAGGATATGGCTCAGCGTGAAATTCAGGCACAGGCATTCTTTAAAAAACTGAATTCCGCCGAACTGCCCAAAACCTTTAACTGGGCCCAGGAAATTTTCGAAGATATACACGTCAAAGAGCGTGGCGACCAACTGGCACTGATCTGGGCAGACCTGCACACAGACGAACAAAAGCAGTACACATATACCCAGCTGGCTGAAAACGGGAACAAGGTGTTAAATTATCTGCGTAAAAAAGGCGTAGAAAAGGGCAACAATCTTTACATGCTCACCCCCATTGTCTCCCAAACCTGGTTTGCCTCCTTTGCCGCCATCAAGGGTGGCCTTGTCGCCGTTCCCACAGCCACCACCATGACTGAACGTGAAATTCAGTTCCGTTTTGAAGCCTATCCCCCGGATGTTATCCTTGCCCATGAGAGCCTCACCGACCTGGTGGACGATGCCCTGGCCAAGGCCGGGCTCACACCCAAGGCCAAAATTATCCTTGGTGCCAAAGAGGGGTGGACATCCTATTCTGAAATCGCCAAGGAAGCACCCCAGGCCGCTCCTGCAACCATTAACAGTGAAGATGTTCTGTTCTGCTTTTTCACCTCCGGCACCACAGGGCTTCCCAAACGGGTGGGCCATTCCGCAATCTCCTATCCCCTGGGCCATTTGTCAACGGCCGTGATCCTCGGGCTTGAACCCGGGGGCATTCATCACAACCTAAGTGCGCCCGGTTGGGCCAAATGGGCATGGAGCAGCTTTTTCAGCCCCTTTAACGTCGGTGGCACCGCCACAGGTTTTAATTTCACCGCCCTGGATATTAAAAAGTATTTAAGCTTTGTGTCCAAATTCAAAGTCAATTCATTCTGCGCACCGCCCACGGCCTGGCGCGCCTTTGTGGGCCTTGACCTTTCCCAGTATGATTTTTCAAGCCTGAAATACTCTCTGAGTGCAGGCGAGCCCTTAAACCCGGAAGTCATTGACCAGTGGCAGGAAGCTACGGGTACAGAAATCCGGGATTTCTACGGACAGACTGAATCCACAGCCATGATCGGCAATCCACCCTGGATGGAAGGTAAAATGCGTCTGGGATCATTTGGGTACCCTTCATACATGTACGATGTCATTCTGACCGACGATGAGGGAAAACAGATTACGGAACCTGACATCACCGGCCATATCGTGATTCGTCTTTCCAATTGGCGTGCCATTGGCCTGTTTCAGGAATATATTGACAATGAGGCCAAAACCAATGAAGCATTTAAACACGGACTGTATTTCACCGGTGACAAGGCCACCTTTGACAAGGACGGCTACTGGTGGTTTGTGGGCCGGGCTGACGATGTAATCAAGACCAGTGATTACCGGGTGGGTCCCTTTGAGGTGGAAAGTGCGCTGATTGAGCACCCTGCTGTTATGGAGACTGCTGTGGTGGGCGTTCCTGATCCCAAACGCCACCAGCTGGTCAAAGCATTTGTTATCCTGGTTCCCGGACAGAAACCGTCAAAAGAACTGGCTTTGGAGCTGTTCCAGCACACCATTGAAGTGCTGGCCAAATTCAAAATCCCCAGAATCATTGAATTTGTGGACGAACTGCCTAAAACCATATCAGGCAAAATCCGGCGCATTGAGCTTCGGGAAAATGAGGAGAGCAAAACCGACAGCCAGGTGACTGAATACTATTATCATCAGTTTCCGGAATTAAGTTCCAAAAACAAATAACAAGATTCTGTAAACCTTCACAGGCAGCAGGGTTAATAAACCTGCTGCCTGTTTTTTTCCAAGCCCCCATTTCCCCATGATATGCAGCAGGCAATCTGTCTGTGGTTTTCGTTCAAACACGGGTTTTCGTTCAGGCTTTGTGTGGCATCAAAACGCAAATGAAAATTCCAACCGGCCTGTCCCGGAAATTACGGTATCAGGCGGTGTAAAGGATATATTGTAAACGCCGCTCTGATTCTGGGTTATTGAGATATCGTCAGGGCACTGGTGTCCGGTTTCAACAAACAGTCTTTCAAGGGCCTTTGCAATCATTGCTTCATTGTCTGCATTGTTTTCCCCAAGATCTTTTCCAAGGTGCGTCAACCCGTCGATTATCCTGTTGAAAAACATTGTGAACCTAATAGACTCGCCGTTAAGGGATGCAGATTTAGGAATAAAGGCCATGTCTTTGTTTTTCATGCCCACAACCGGTGTGATCCCGGACTCCACCATCTGCATGATCCGGTCTTCGCTGAAAAGGGCCTGGGTGGAAGCGGCATGGTTTCCATCAACGATCATGGCAAGATTTTCAAGGCGAAAGGTATTGTACCGGGTAAAGGAAGTCGGCCACCCGCAGGCATCAACACTGGCGGCGCAAAGGCCTGCTGCGGCCCAGACAGGTGACACAAGCGGTACATCCTCTTCATAATCGTTGGCCGGCCTTACCGCAAAGGCGTTGCACAGGGCCATGATCCAGGCGGCCCCGGGATGCTCCTTTATTTTCCTGAATTTTGCATAGGAGATGTCATCCAGATGGTTGCCCACATATTGGATTTTATGAAACTGTGTGAAATTCTCAATCCTGAAAAATTCAGGCTTTATCCATACAAAAACCGGCACCATCATCCGGTCGGCAAAATCGGCAATCTTTTCCAGAAGGTCAATGGACGGTTGAGAATTATCAAAACCTAGGTCAACGACGATCAGGTTGGGCATCTCTTCCATATCCAAGGATTCAATGGCATCAAGCACTTGCCCGAGACTTGCACGGGACACGGACGCAGCCCTGGCATGGATTTTATGAATGCCTTTTACCCCGGCTGTTTTTGCAAGGGTTTGAAGCCCGGTCCAGGCTCTTTCAATTTCTTTAAACTCAGCCGTTGCATAGATCTCTGTTAAAAGGGAAGCAGAATAACCTAAATTTTGTCCGCTTTTCGTCCCGTCCCCTTTGGAAACCCGTGAACTGTCCGGTTCCGCCACCATGGAAAGGATATCATCCACTTTGCCCGCCTGACCCTGTTTTTTTTCCACAGGTTTGGCCGTGGACGATTCAAATGCGGGAACAAGGGATGAAAGAACCGGATTATTCTTTACCAGATTTTTGGGTTTAAAATCCTTCATAGCCTTGAAAGTCAAGGTAACAGCGCCCCCGGGGCTGCTGTCCATGGGAAGATAAAGCACCGGTTCCATCTTTTTTACCGCATCATCCAGACAGTAAAGATCAACATCTGTGAATACAGGCTTATATATGCCCTCGGGCACCGGTGCAAACGGTGCCAGGGCAAGAATTTTATAGGGCGAAACGGTGTTTGCCATATTTATCCTTTCTTTTGCGTGGAGATCTGATGCTTATTTTAGACGGATCAGAATGTTAACGTGTTCAAATCGGCCTGCTCTCCATCCGGCAGTTCACCAAAGAGGATGGCGCCGGGGATACCCTCAAACCGAAAAAAATAA is drawn from uncultured Desulfobacter sp. and contains these coding sequences:
- a CDS encoding AMP-binding protein, translated to MALQSFYKEVMEINGIQDMAQREIQAQAFFKKLNSAELPKTFNWAQEIFEDIHVKERGDQLALIWADLHTDEQKQYTYTQLAENGNKVLNYLRKKGVEKGNNLYMLTPIVSQTWFASFAAIKGGLVAVPTATTMTEREIQFRFEAYPPDVILAHESLTDLVDDALAKAGLTPKAKIILGAKEGWTSYSEIAKEAPQAAPATINSEDVLFCFFTSGTTGLPKRVGHSAISYPLGHLSTAVILGLEPGGIHHNLSAPGWAKWAWSSFFSPFNVGGTATGFNFTALDIKKYLSFVSKFKVNSFCAPPTAWRAFVGLDLSQYDFSSLKYSLSAGEPLNPEVIDQWQEATGTEIRDFYGQTESTAMIGNPPWMEGKMRLGSFGYPSYMYDVILTDDEGKQITEPDITGHIVIRLSNWRAIGLFQEYIDNEAKTNEAFKHGLYFTGDKATFDKDGYWWFVGRADDVIKTSDYRVGPFEVESALIEHPAVMETAVVGVPDPKRHQLVKAFVILVPGQKPSKELALELFQHTIEVLAKFKIPRIIEFVDELPKTISGKIRRIELRENEESKTDSQVTEYYYHQFPELSSKNK
- a CDS encoding integration host factor subunit alpha gives rise to the protein MTCTKSTLIEEISNTFDQNPSQSKEVLETLIEIIKSTLASGEDIMISGFGKFQVIEKTARKGRNPATGDAMMLEKRRVVTFKCAGKLKDKINENAK
- a CDS encoding thiamine pyrophosphate-dependent enzyme, producing MNSYINATRPPAFCPGCTHEMITKSLDKTFVNMGLAPEKIVIVTDIGCSGLFDTFFNVHALHGVHGRALTYAMGLKMSDPSLNVIVTMGDGGLGIGGAHVLSACRKNLDITLIILNNFNFGMTGGQYSVTTPEDAVVGSEFLNQAEVPIDICKIAKAAGATYVSRYSGMDPQLAAEFERAIRHKGFSVVETFEICTGRYTKRNKLTFRSIDEMILSFPREGGPVPENERAEYGERYRALAAKQTQFPEPLIIEKQFEPKEYRRWEIIILGSAGMRIITAGDIICHAGIAAGFHATIKNDYNITVLRGQSVSEILLDPDAIGYTGLESPHVVLALSDEGVTRRKKIFAGLSPDAFVLKEKSVTLPDTLAQVEEIDFKALKIKKPDWALAALGILAKKELVLTTDQLVSAMKSRFSPKVFALAQETLGQLA
- a CDS encoding AAA family ATPase, which translates into the protein MNQITDTLPDTGHINEVLKGVVDRVTFHNPDNGWSILKVLPFDRPGSRETVVVHQTKVFAGATMEFEGAWTVHPKFGRQFKAVHAREKKPATASALEKYLGSGMIKGVGPKTAKKIVGYFKDQTLDVFESDIERLMEVPGIAHKKLKMISTAWEEHRAIRDVMMFLQSHGISTLFSVRIYKEYGQNAIAWITQDPYRLAADFFGIGFFTADKVALSIGLGTDSPPRITAGIRHVLSAAREFGHCYLTFPQIREQVEDLLKLDLSRQLEAFLADMETQRLLMRRDLVDDKGDFAACYYARSLYFDEAYVARRLLDPGPERSFDQTRIDRWVALYCQRFQMQLSAEQAAAVKGVVQQQFSVLTGGPGCGKTTATRVMVRLLEAMGLKVMLAAPTGRAAQRMGEVIGKPAKTIHRLLGWKAGGFKRNEDSPLKTDFLVVDECSMLDISLTACLLKAVPRQSQVVFIGDYDQLPSVGAGDVLKDIIASNAVPCFRLTQVFRQAQSSMIIKFAHQINKGLMPWIKSPFKHPSIWQDGTDCLFIDSDEATQEQISFVGRVKRLYMRGDPETSNGSAVQEGSDLSDAKDEDHGDLYEFRVDETCSPWETEIAIPKKFAHVDLDRLAGTENRIEELMAVLEKVHPWSSLHYGLSAVDAVKKLYLEWIPKYLGQGTEIQILSPMTRGSLGTLSLNREIQDSFNPMGSGKAQLTVGRRVFRTGDRVIHKKNNYDLGVFNGDIGIIDRINTMDITCTVRFLPDNRMVDYHQADIMELDLAYAVTIHKSQGSEFEVVIIPVLTQHFKMLFRNLIYTGITRARKLAVFVGTRRALGMAVRNQDVSRRQTALKGLLSKEVKI
- a CDS encoding pyruvate flavodoxin/ferredoxin oxidoreductase → MAFAFMEGNEAIARGAIAAGCNFFAGYPITPATTIFNNMLKMLPPQGGICMQGEDEIASMGYCIGASMAGKKALTATSGPGISLYSENISFAIGSEIPLVIVNVQRLGPSTGSATRGADGDIQFMRWGNTGGVPVIVLAPKDIKDCYTLTFTAFNYAERFRCPVFIAANKELGMTKETFDMDTLVLPEKVERTRFKGKNFLPFAAEPDKAPAFLPIGGSTLVRQTSSTHGPDGYITIDPEVIAAGQARLRNKILAFREELSLYEKNFLPGTDTLVISYGITSRAVDEAARVMAEKGRPVSTLSLKTIWPVPEQVLVKAALMFSRILVVEMNLGQYVNEIRRVLSGKQIDFYGQMNGALIAPATIMEAIENE
- a CDS encoding GntR family transcriptional regulator; this encodes MGTKTKKSKDDFTLEAYNGIRRMFFSNEIIPGQKISYGDLAKRLNMSTTPVIQALKRLEIQGLVRHEPNRGYYTENISLSEIIEIYDFRELIEVSLLPDTISGMTKAKLKKLKKALDSHLDAVRDIFLKDRLIKDMEFHMTLAELSGNRIRVACLKDLYDLLYLKYRGNILFVTPMEKVDDEHIRLYDNIASGNLEGARTVLAGHIAGVKAHAISSIERMNREKNSNTI
- a CDS encoding type VI secretion system contractile sheath large subunit, which gives rise to MANTVSPYKILALAPFAPVPEGIYKPVFTDVDLYCLDDAVKKMEPVLYLPMDSSPGGAVTLTFKAMKDFKPKNLVKNNPVLSSLVPAFESSTAKPVEKKQGQAGKVDDILSMVAEPDSSRVSKGDGTKSGQNLGYSASLLTEIYATAEFKEIERAWTGLQTLAKTAGVKGIHKIHARAASVSRASLGQVLDAIESLDMEEMPNLIVVDLGFDNSQPSIDLLEKIADFADRMMVPVFVWIKPEFFRIENFTQFHKIQYVGNHLDDISYAKFRKIKEHPGAAWIMALCNAFAVRPANDYEEDVPLVSPVWAAAGLCAASVDACGWPTSFTRYNTFRLENLAMIVDGNHAASTQALFSEDRIMQMVESGITPVVGMKNKDMAFIPKSASLNGESIRFTMFFNRIIDGLTHLGKDLGENNADNEAMIAKALERLFVETGHQCPDDISITQNQSGVYNISFTPPDTVISGTGRLEFSFAF